The DNA window GAATACAAGCTTGTGAACAACGTAAGTTGGGCTCCGCACGCCCTGCACGGATTCCTGCAAGACAAGGAATGGCTGTTCGAAAGTTACGAAAGCGACTCGCAAAGTTGCACCGCCGTATTCACCTGCGACTGGCCGGGTGCATTCGCCGGTTTCCCGTTCCCCTTCCGTGCCACGAACTCCATCACCTTTACAGGTGAAAGCGTCTCCGTCACCTCGACCGTACAGAATATCGGCAAAACCGACATGCCCTATTCCGAAGGCTGGCACCCCTACTTCACCTTGGGCGAAAAAATCGACAACCTTACCCTGAAACTCCCGAAAACATCGCGAGCCCTTCTGGACAAGGCCGACATTCCCACCGGGGAATACAAGGAAGACCCGAGGTTCACCAACGGACGCAAGATCTACGACGAATTTATCAACGACTGTTTCTGCCTTGAAAAGGAAGTTGCCGAGCTGAATGCCGCCGACTCCGACTTTATCAACAATGTCCACGCCGAACTCGAAAGCGACCGCTACGAGCTTGACATCTGGCAAAAGGCCGGCCACGAACAGTACAACGCCATCCAGATCTATACCCCGCCCGACCGTATGAGCATCGCCATCGAGCCCATGACCTCCGAGCCCGACGTGCTAAACCACCACCGTGGCCTGATCGTGATTCCGCCCGGCGAAGAACGCTCCTTCACGTTCGGATTCAATTTCCACGAAAAGCAGGGCATCGAGCTCTAAAGTTTCGGCCCTAAAATTGGCCCCAAAAGGCGAAAAAAAGCATTTTTCAAAGTCCGTCTGCCCCGACGGACTTTTTGTTGAGAAAACCCCAACGTTTTGTTCAACAGGTGTCAAAAAGTTCTTTGAATTCACCACTTTATAACCTATTTTCCTAGTCGAAATTAAAGGAGTCTTACTATGAGTATCAGAAAAACCGTCTTTAGCCTGGGCCTTGCAGCTCTCGCCACCACGTTTATCGCCTGTTCCGACGATTCGAGCAGCAGCGTCGACCCAACAGACACCGTCGACGACAATCCGACCGTGACCCCGAGCGACTCGACCGCGACCAACCCCAGCGATTCCACGGCGGTCAACGATTCTACCGCAACAAAAGACTCCACGGCAAACAACCCCGACAACGGCCAGAATCCCCCCGAAAGACCCGGTTCGTTCAGCTACCAGCCCGTGACCGAGGGTGCCACCGAAAGCGCCCAGAAGCTTTATAACTTCCTTGCCACGAACTACGGCGTAAAGACCGTTTCTGGCGTGATGACCGGTGACGTGAGCACCGCTACCGTCAAAGAACTTCCCGACGTTGTCTCGTTCAACGAACATTCCGGCAAATACCCCGCCCTCGTCGGTTTCGACTTTTTGTTCGCCACCGGCGTAAAGGGTAGCGATGCCTGGTACCAGAGCTACACGAAAATGGCTCTCGATGCCGCCAAGGACCTGTGGAGCCAGGGCGGTATTCCGGCCTTCACTTGGCACTGGAAAGACCCGAGCGATGCAATCGACGCATTCTACACCAAGTCCGGCAACGCAAGCGAATTTACCGAATTTGATTTCACTCAGGGCTTTGCAGACCCCAACTGCACCGCAAACTGCACCTGGAATACCGAATCCGAAACTTACAAGCAGCTCGTTAGCGACATCGACGAAATCGCCGACATGTTCCTCGGTCTGCAGGAAGCCGGTGTGGCAGCAATCTTCCGCCCGCTCCACGAAGCAAGCGGCAAGTGGTTCTGGTGGGGCACCAAGGGTGGCGCCGCCTTCCAGGCTCTTTACAACTTAGTCTATGACGAAATGGTTTCTGTAAAGGGCGTTAAGAACCTCGTGTGGGTATGGAACCCCGAATACGCCAACGACACCGACTGGAACCCGGGTGCAAGCAAGTACGACGTGATCAGCCTCGACATTTACGAAGTGTGGGATTACAGCAGCAAGTACACCCAGGCCTATGCCGAACTTACGACAAACTACGGCAACGGCAAGATGTTCGCCGTCTCTGAAAACGGCCCGATTCCCGACATGTCCGTGATGGCCGCAAGCAAAACCAAATGGGCCTGGTGGATGCCGTGGTACCAGACTTGGGACGGCAAGTACCTCGACCACACGGTTGAAGCAGTCTGGAAAGCCAACATGGAAAGCCCCTGCACCATCAGTCTCGAAAGCATGCCCGGCTGGGACAGCTACACCATTTCTACAACGCCGGTCGCCGCCTGCGAAGTCGGCTACGAACTCGGAACGCTTGACACCGCTCGCAACATCGAAGAAGTTTACCCCGCAGACCTCGAAACAAACGGCTGGCTGAAGGCAAAGCTCTCCGCTGCAGACGGTGAAACCGCAAAGGGTAACGTCGTCATTCTCGACAGCAATATCCCGGATATGTCTTCTGCACAGAAACTCACCATGAAGGTCTACAACACCAACCAGCTTTCCGGCATCTGGTTCACGGTAGCTTTCCTCACGGGCGAACCGGACTGGGCATGGGCTCAACCCGAAGGTTGCTGGGTGAACGCAGGCCAGGAAACCACCTGCGAAATCGACCTTACGACAACAGCTAAGTCCGTGACAAAGGTCGTCGACGGCAAAGAAGTCAAAGAAGACGTCGTGCTCACGGGTGACGACTACGCCGCCTTCATGGGTAACGTTTCTAAGGTCTACATCGAAATCTACGCCGAAGGCTTCAGCGGAACCGTCTACTACGACGCCGTCACCGTCGACGGGGCTACGGTCATCAACGACTTTGATGCCGCCCAGAAAATCACGGTAGAACAAGGCAGTTTCGTCAAAGCAAGCGTGGTCGGAAACGGCAACTAAAATGAGTTTCCTAACTCCCTTTTCATTCTGACTCCTTGAATCCCTGCGGATTAACCCATGGTTGTCCGCGGGGATTCTTCTTTTTAGGCTACAAACAACCGCAACGCGCGAAATTAAACTATTTTAAGAAAGATAAGCCCTGCCTGGAGATTGTATAATGATGCATAAGACTTTTGCCCTGACAGTTGCAACGGCCACTTTTGCAACGCTCACCTTTGCCGCCACCCCCATCCGTTTAGAAGCCGAAGACGCAGTTCTCGCCAACGACCACAAAGTCGTCGTCATCACAGATGCCAAAGCTTCGGGCGGAAAGTCCGTTGACATGAAAGACGGCGATTTGGAGTTCAAAGTGACAGTCCCCGAATCAGGTTATTACACGCTTTGGGCCACATACCAGTTGCCATCGAATTCGACCAACAAAATCCAGAACTTGACCGTCAACGATATTTCTGCGGGGCAGATTTCTTTTGGAATTTCCGACGAATTCACAACCATCAAAGGTGCGGGCAAAATCAAGCTCGCTGCAGGCGAAAACAAAATAGGCATTATCCACAGCTGGGGTTACGTCAACCTCGACTACATTGAACTCACGGAATACGAGGCAAGTCCGTGGAGCATTTCTCCGACTCCTGTCACGCCAGAACCGACCGAAAGCGCACAGAAGCTCTACAATTTCTTGCTCACCAATTTCGGCAAGCACGTGATTAGCGGCGTCATGACGGAACGCCCGTTTGAAAATGACGGCCAGTACACCCCGCAAAACTACGAAACGCAAACCGAACTCAGTTACATCAACAAGGCTAGCGGCAAGAACGTGGTTCTCGTAGGCTTTGACTTTTTGCATGCCTCGGGCAAGAATTCCGACCAGCAATGGTATCAGGGGTACACGCACGCTTCGCTCGAAATGGCAAAGACGGTCTGGAAAGCAGGTGGCATTCCGCAATTCAACTGGCATTGGAAAGACCCGATGCACGAAGTCGAAGCGTTCTACACGCAATCTAGCAGAAACGATCCCTACACCGAATTCAGTATCAACAAGGCTTACGACGAATCCACTGGCAAGTGGAAAACAAGTAGCGATGAATACAAGGCCATTGTCCGCGACATGGAAATGATCGCCGACTCGCTTTTGACTTTGCAGAAAGAAGGCGTCGCCGTTCTTTGGCGCCCGCTCCACGAAGCTAGCGGCAAGTGGTTCTGGTGGGGTACCGATGGCGCCAAGCCGTGCGTTGCTTTGTACAAGCTCATGTTCGATATTTTCGTGAACCAGAAAGGTTTGCACAACTTGATCTGGGTGTGGACCACCGACGAAGCGAGCGACGCCCTCGACTGGTATCCGGGCGATGAATACGTGGACGTTGTGGGCCGCGACTACTATTACTACCCACGCGAATCCAATCACTCCAGCCTCATCGGCAGCTTTGAGACTGTCAAGGAAATTTTCGGCGGCAAAAAGATTGTAGCGCTCAGCGAAAACGGATCTGTGCCCTACCCCGACGAGATGAAGGCCGATGGTGCCAACTGGAGCTGGTTTATGCCATGGTATGGCGACTACGCCATGGAAGGCTGGGCAAACGACAATACGGCCGAAAGCTGGAACACGGTCATGAACAACAGCTATACCCTGACGCTCGAAGACATGCCCGGCTGGGATAATTACGAAATGGAGACGACCATAATCGCCCCCGCGAAAATAGCTTCCCCCGCAATCCGACTTGTCGGTCATGATTTACAGGTAAACCTGAACGCTTCAACGGCAAAGGTCTCGATTTTCGACATGCAAGGCCATCAGGTGATGAACCGCATTGTTAATGGCGCAAACGCATGCATTAAACTGAACGGAATCGCAGCCGGGCAATATATTGTAAAAATGCAGGGGAACGGATTTTCGCAGAACACAAGAATTCAGGTAAAGTAAAATGGACCCCCTCCCTGACGGTCGAGGATGACGTAAGGGGGGGGCAAAGCAAAAAAAAGGAGTGTTGTTATGGGATGTAAATTCACGACGCGCATCAGCACCGCGCTATCAACGAGTACAATGTGCTTCATGGGCATAATGGGAGTAACGGCCGCATTTGCCGCCCCCACCACGTACGAAGCCGAAGATTTGGCTGGCGCAACCGTTGTCGAAGATGCCGATTATTCGGGTGGAAAGTACGCAAAGCCCGCCGATGCTAGCGGCATCACCTTTACCGTCAAGGTCGAAGAGACAGCCGTCTACGACATCACCACGAAAGTACTCATCAAGCAATTCGACTGGATTACCTCTAAAATTGCGGTGAACGGAGTCGATGTGGGTTCCATGCTCATGACCCCGCGCAACTGCGATTCCAGCTATGTAATGTCGGCATCAGCCAAAATGAAGGTCGGCGAAAACACGATTACGGTCGGCAACCAGGCGATTGGCGTGGACTACATTACCGTCGAACGCCACCCGGACCCCGAATTCAACATCAGCGCATTGCCGGTGACCCCGAACGCCACCGAAAGCGCAATGAAGGTCAAGACCTTCCTCCGCGATAACTTCTTAAAGAAGACCATCAGCGGCATGATGATCAGCGACCAGAATTTCAACTACGACTACGGCAACATGCGGCTCATTCCGCCCGGTGGCTGCACCCCCGCAGACTCCTGCAAGTTCTCCGACACAGAAGTCTCGTGGAAAGGCCAGACGGACATCGACGAATTCTACAAGCATAGCGGCCATTACCCCGCCATCGGCGGCTTCGACATGCTGTTTGCCGCAGGCGGCCACCATGAAGAAGGCTGGTTCAAGGGCTACACCGAAAACAATCTGCTCATGACCGAAGAACTTTGGAAAATGGGCGGCATCCCGACCTATACCTGGCACTGGAAAGTCGGCAAAGACACCGTATTCTATACCCAGGACGCTTATCCCAACAACGGGTTCAACGCGAGCGGCTGTACCGATACTGTCATGGGAACCTCGAACACCAATACCTGCTTTAACTACACCAAGGCCTTCAAGGACGCTCAGTGCAAGGAACTCGACGAGACCTCGCAGGAATACAAGGACATCGTCGCCGACGTAGATATTGTTTCGGGCTACTTCAAGCAACTGCAGGAAAAGGGAATCGCCGTCGTATGGCGTCCGCTCCACGAAGCGAGCGGTGGCTGGTTCTGGTGGGGCGTCGGCAGCGCCGAATGCTACGTACAGCTGTACCGCCTGGTATTCAACCGCATGGTCGGCACCAACGGACTCAAGAACCTCATTTGGGTGTGGAACATCAATACCGACCCGTCTCTCGGTTATGACTATTCCGCCCTGAACGCCGCATGGTACCCCGGCGACGAATACGTGGACATTGTCGCAGTCGATGTCTATAACCCGATGGATGACCACAACTCTGGAGCGAACTATTTCAACAAAATCGTAAGCGACGTGGGTACGAACAAGATGATTGCCCTGAGTGAAAACGGCGCCATCCCCGATATCGACAGCATTGCCGAGGACAAGGCCTATTGGAGCTATTGGATGACATGGAGCCAGACCTGGAGCGGAAACTTCCTGGAAAAGACCTCGACCGAAATGTGGAAACGGAACCTGGACGACGAACGCATTATCGCCCTCGACGATATGCCCGGCTGGGACAAGGTCGTAGCCGACACCAGTAGCGAAGGCGCCATCATTGCCCCAAGCGCAATCGCCCCGAAAAGAATCACCGCCAACAACGTAACCATCCAGATGCAGGGCAGAAATCTAAGCATCGCCGTTCCGCAGGCAAGCCGCACAAGCATCGCCCTTTTCGACATGCTCGGACATAAAGTCGCAAGCCTAGCCAATGGAAATTTCCCCGCAGGGACGCTCCAATTCGACCTCGGCGGCATTGCAAGCGGCAACTACATTGTCCGCGCGAAAATCGGAAACGCAAGCTACGCCCAAAGAATCAGGGTGAAATAACACCAAACGTTATTCCAAATCGGAATATGCAGAATCGCGAAAAAACACGTTTTTCGCGATTTTTTGTTTATTTTAGCAACAAGAAATACCTACTCGCTCCAAACATTTAGTTTATCTACAATTACAATAAAAATCCATGCAAAAAAACAGTTCTACGGTAATCAATGCAGAACGTTGTCTAAAAAAATTTTCCGTCTTGCTTCGATAAGCTCAGCACAGGCTTAGGGGCCTTAGCCGCAGTACGCCTTAAAATAGATAAAAATCAGAAACTGACTTAGCTTAACGTTTTTGTTCGCGAAGCGCCCTGCGCTTCTGAATTTCTTCTTGCGGAAACCCTGAAATAGCAGCAATGTCCTCATTCGTAAATTTCGGATTCGCGAGCATTGCATCGACCATTTCAAGCTTAGCTTTAGCTTTACCTCTTTCCTCGCTTTCATGAAGGTCGTATTCGTAAGTCATATACTTGTTCCTTATGAGAGTGTCGGCTTTGTAATAAGACACCTGGTCGTTGATGGTTTTGGTTTCATGAGAATCAACATTCCTAGTCGCAAAATACTTCATGTACGCTTTGACAACCGGGTCTGTAAAATCTTCGTACCTTTTAAAGATATAAAAATTTTTGAAGGTGCGGTCATTCAAAGTGATGTTAGCGTCCTCTTTGGCCCTATTTTCGAAATGATATGCCGGAAGTCCGCATCCAAAAATGTCCATGGGACACAAGAAGATAATGTACTGTTCCTTGAGACTGGTATAAAAACCACCCTTCGAAAGTGCAACGCCGTCGCCCACGCTCTGATAGTACCTGGCACGCTGCGGGAGTTCCTTGGTATCTACCATCTGCATTTCCAAATCAAAGGAACGGATTGCCTCGCCGTTTTTGTCGGTTTCCCGTGCAAAGACGTCGTAGCGGACGCCCTTGTGTTCTGCGTCATAGCTCAAAACTGCCTCCGGAACCGGAGTTTCCAGGTGATCGATTTTGATGTTCAGCAAGTGTTCGATGAATGGTTGCGCAATATGCTTGTTGCTAAAAACAAGTCCAAACATAATCGGGTCGGTAATGTCAAGATCGTCAAAAGGTTTGATATTCATTTGCAAACTCCATTTAAGTTCAGGAGAGCAAATCTATCAAATAAAAATGCCCATTTTCGAAAATGGCCGAATTTTGCAAACAAGTGTTTGCAGCAACTAACAGGTTGCCAACATAAGAAAAATTTACACTCGAAATCAGCCCACAAGCACAACATTTACTTTATCTACAATCACAATAAAATCCGCACAGACAACCGACTCCAGAGGTGTCAAATGAAAATCCCTATCTGCAAAACAAGGGCTTTTCCGTTTGCTAGTCTTCCCCTCATACGGTGAAAGTTTCGTAACCTTTCTAGCCAACAACCACTGCCCACTGCCTACTAAATTTCTATTTTTGCGCTCATGGAAAAGAAGCACCCCCTTTACTTTACGATTCACGGTCATTTTTACCAGCCGCCACGCGAAAACCCCTGGACAGGCGTTATCGAGAACCAGCCCAGTGCACGCCCTTTCCACGACTGGAACGACCGCATTGCTAGCCAGTGTTACAGCCCCAATTCCGCGAGCCGCATTCTTTCGCCGAACGGGCGCATTGTCGATATTGTCAACAACTACGATTTTATGAGCTTCAACATGGGGCCGACCCTCATGGGATGGATCCGTACGAACACGCCGGATACCTACAAGCGCATCCAGGAAGCCGACAAGCGGAGTGCAGAACGTCTGAAAGGCCACGGTAACGCGATTGCCCAGGTCTACAACCACATCATCATGCCACTCGCCTCGCAAGAGGACAAGAAAACCCAGATCCGCTGGGGCATCGAAGACTTTAAGTTCCACTTCGGACGCATGCCCGAAGCCATGTGGCTCGCCGAAACCGCCATCAACTTCGAGACGGTGGTGGAACTCATCAAGGCAGGCATCAAGTTCACCATTCTTTCGCCGACGCAGGCCGACAAGTTCCGCAAGCTGGGCGGTACCGAATGGACCGGCTGCAGCAACACCGACATCGACACGACACGCCCCTACCGCATCTACCCGCGCAACAAGGACGGCGTTCTCGTTTGCGACGGCTACCTCGACGTATTCTTCTACAACCCGTGGCTTTCTTCGGCAGTGGGCTTTGAACACCTGCTCCGCGACGCGGGTACTTTCGGCAACCGCATCAAGGACGCCTGGGACGAAAAGCGCAAGGATCCGCAGCTAGTGAGCATCGGTACCGACGGTGAATCTTACGGTCACCACGAACCGTTCGGCGACATGTGCGCCGCCTGGCTCTACAACCACTACGCCCCGGAACACAACATGGTCCCGGTGAACTACGGCTGGTTCCTGGAAGAGTTCCCGCCCGAACACGAGGTGATGCTCAAGAACTTCTACAGCGAAGGCTGCGCCTGGAGCTGTGCCCACGGCGTTGGCCGCTGGTACCGCGATTGCGGCTGCTCGACTGGC is part of the uncultured Fibrobacter sp. genome and encodes:
- a CDS encoding aldose 1-epimerase — translated: MNQFKLIFRPLGTLPRFVLQREDGAEIEILSGYGCGLNAWSVPVDNALNTRTSSSLNLLFGYQDESVLRKTAPDTNAGCRLTPFAGRTAFAKFNWKGNEYKLVNNVSWAPHALHGFLQDKEWLFESYESDSQSCTAVFTCDWPGAFAGFPFPFRATNSITFTGESVSVTSTVQNIGKTDMPYSEGWHPYFTLGEKIDNLTLKLPKTSRALLDKADIPTGEYKEDPRFTNGRKIYDEFINDCFCLEKEVAELNAADSDFINNVHAELESDRYELDIWQKAGHEQYNAIQIYTPPDRMSIAIEPMTSEPDVLNHHRGLIVIPPGEERSFTFGFNFHEKQGIEL
- a CDS encoding glycosyl hydrolase codes for the protein MSIRKTVFSLGLAALATTFIACSDDSSSSVDPTDTVDDNPTVTPSDSTATNPSDSTAVNDSTATKDSTANNPDNGQNPPERPGSFSYQPVTEGATESAQKLYNFLATNYGVKTVSGVMTGDVSTATVKELPDVVSFNEHSGKYPALVGFDFLFATGVKGSDAWYQSYTKMALDAAKDLWSQGGIPAFTWHWKDPSDAIDAFYTKSGNASEFTEFDFTQGFADPNCTANCTWNTESETYKQLVSDIDEIADMFLGLQEAGVAAIFRPLHEASGKWFWWGTKGGAAFQALYNLVYDEMVSVKGVKNLVWVWNPEYANDTDWNPGASKYDVISLDIYEVWDYSSKYTQAYAELTTNYGNGKMFAVSENGPIPDMSVMAASKTKWAWWMPWYQTWDGKYLDHTVEAVWKANMESPCTISLESMPGWDSYTISTTPVAACEVGYELGTLDTARNIEEVYPADLETNGWLKAKLSAADGETAKGNVVILDSNIPDMSSAQKLTMKVYNTNQLSGIWFTVAFLTGEPDWAWAQPEGCWVNAGQETTCEIDLTTTAKSVTKVVDGKEVKEDVVLTGDDYAAFMGNVSKVYIEIYAEGFSGTVYYDAVTVDGATVINDFDAAQKITVEQGSFVKASVVGNGN
- a CDS encoding PD-(D/E)XK nuclease family transposase; the protein is MNIKPFDDLDITDPIMFGLVFSNKHIAQPFIEHLLNIKIDHLETPVPEAVLSYDAEHKGVRYDVFARETDKNGEAIRSFDLEMQMVDTKELPQRARYYQSVGDGVALSKGGFYTSLKEQYIIFLCPMDIFGCGLPAYHFENRAKEDANITLNDRTFKNFYIFKRYEDFTDPVVKAYMKYFATRNVDSHETKTINDQVSYYKADTLIRNKYMTYEYDLHESEERGKAKAKLEMVDAMLANPKFTNEDIAAISGFPQEEIQKRRALREQKR
- a CDS encoding glycosyl hydrolase, giving the protein MMHKTFALTVATATFATLTFAATPIRLEAEDAVLANDHKVVVITDAKASGGKSVDMKDGDLEFKVTVPESGYYTLWATYQLPSNSTNKIQNLTVNDISAGQISFGISDEFTTIKGAGKIKLAAGENKIGIIHSWGYVNLDYIELTEYEASPWSISPTPVTPEPTESAQKLYNFLLTNFGKHVISGVMTERPFENDGQYTPQNYETQTELSYINKASGKNVVLVGFDFLHASGKNSDQQWYQGYTHASLEMAKTVWKAGGIPQFNWHWKDPMHEVEAFYTQSSRNDPYTEFSINKAYDESTGKWKTSSDEYKAIVRDMEMIADSLLTLQKEGVAVLWRPLHEASGKWFWWGTDGAKPCVALYKLMFDIFVNQKGLHNLIWVWTTDEASDALDWYPGDEYVDVVGRDYYYYPRESNHSSLIGSFETVKEIFGGKKIVALSENGSVPYPDEMKADGANWSWFMPWYGDYAMEGWANDNTAESWNTVMNNSYTLTLEDMPGWDNYEMETTIIAPAKIASPAIRLVGHDLQVNLNASTAKVSIFDMQGHQVMNRIVNGANACIKLNGIAAGQYIVKMQGNGFSQNTRIQVK
- a CDS encoding glycosyl hydrolase encodes the protein MGCKFTTRISTALSTSTMCFMGIMGVTAAFAAPTTYEAEDLAGATVVEDADYSGGKYAKPADASGITFTVKVEETAVYDITTKVLIKQFDWITSKIAVNGVDVGSMLMTPRNCDSSYVMSASAKMKVGENTITVGNQAIGVDYITVERHPDPEFNISALPVTPNATESAMKVKTFLRDNFLKKTISGMMISDQNFNYDYGNMRLIPPGGCTPADSCKFSDTEVSWKGQTDIDEFYKHSGHYPAIGGFDMLFAAGGHHEEGWFKGYTENNLLMTEELWKMGGIPTYTWHWKVGKDTVFYTQDAYPNNGFNASGCTDTVMGTSNTNTCFNYTKAFKDAQCKELDETSQEYKDIVADVDIVSGYFKQLQEKGIAVVWRPLHEASGGWFWWGVGSAECYVQLYRLVFNRMVGTNGLKNLIWVWNINTDPSLGYDYSALNAAWYPGDEYVDIVAVDVYNPMDDHNSGANYFNKIVSDVGTNKMIALSENGAIPDIDSIAEDKAYWSYWMTWSQTWSGNFLEKTSTEMWKRNLDDERIIALDDMPGWDKVVADTSSEGAIIAPSAIAPKRITANNVTIQMQGRNLSIAVPQASRTSIALFDMLGHKVASLANGNFPAGTLQFDLGGIASGNYIVRAKIGNASYAQRIRVK